The DNA segment GCCTGGTGAGCAAAGATGCATGTCACCTAGCTGGATTTCAATTCAACCTACACTGTGGAatgcatgcctgtgcacacacccatgtgcacacatgtgctcacacaggccaaaaacaaaaaaaacaaaacaaaaaacccaaaaaacaaaacaaaacaaaaaacaaaaaaacaaagcaaaacagaaaaacccCAAGCCCTTACAACTCACATAAATAGAGTATACTACTTAAAACTGTACTCTAGGAGTTGGGAGTAGCaatggcagagtgcttgcttagcatgtgtaGAGCCATGTGtgggttttaatcccagcatgacAAATAACAGATAAATAAATCATTCATTCAGACTAATGGGGCTAGGCATATTTGTGTTGTGTAATCATTACCATCATCTTATTCCAGAATgtctccagcaccacaaaaagaAATCCGATACGATTTGAGCATGCTGGTGCATAACTGCAATCCCATCTTTTGGGAGGCAGATAGAGGAGGTATTTTGAGTTCAGGACCAGCTTACATGATACAGTGAGACTTCTCAAAAGCAAAAGTAATTCTATAaccatttaaaactttttttaagaaaatttaaaaattaaaaaaagttctttccctctcccagtgcctaaaacaaaacaagatccATTGTCTCTATGGGCTTACGTACTTTACTTCACAAAAGCACACAGTATGAGCCTTTGGTGACTGGTGTCTTTCACCGTCATGCTTTCAAGGTCCTTCTGTGGCCATACTATGCACCAGTACTgcctcgtttttaatagctgaataatattcacATTTATTGCTTGATAGACAGTTACCGTGCTTTTtttcttggctattgtgaataatgcTGCTACAAATATCCACATACAAATATTCTGAATAACTATGTTTTCACAGTTCTCTTGTGTGTGCACTGAAGTTACTGGGTTACACGCAAGagtcattcattcaacaaataattAGTGACTGTAGGTTGTGAATGCTTGCAGCCTTCCTGGATCTCAGTTTAGCATAAAACAAATAACTTAGGTTtgtaattaaatgaattaaatgaaATTGTGCGTATACAACCAGTTTGGCTTGGAATCTGGCTGAGCATCACCCTGGTCCCTCCCTAGGGACTTTCGTTTGGTTCCTGAGTGGTACAAATGTCCGTGCCGGCCACACGCCTCGACTCTGAGGCCCACGATCCATTGCAAAAGTCTCTGGAGGTCCCAGCCATAAACCCTGAGAGATCTGCGCTCACCTGTTATTGCTCCCGCCACTCTTTGAATTGTACGCAAGACCCGGAAGTAGATCTATCCCGGTAGCGGAAACAGACTTCCCAGCCTGGAAGTGAATGTGAAGCAAACATGGCGTCGGCGGCGGCGGCCCTTACGCTGAGGACGCGGGCAGCAGGTAGCTCAGCACTGTGGTTGTTGCGGGGCGAAACACCAGGGAGTCCGGGAGATGGAAACCGGAGCCCGTGTGAATTCTACATACAGGGAAGGAGTGTGGAACTCGGGACTCGTGGAGGCGGACTGTCTCCGGTCACGTGACACGTGGTGGGCGGTGCTGTGCAGAGGGTGGTAGTTGAGAATGAATGCCTGTTGGTGATAGTTATTCCAGATACCTTGTGCCCCTGGGTTTATGTGGATTCCTTCGTATATGAAGAAGACTAAGTTCAAAAAATTTAGTCGAGTCATTCAGCAGATATTCAggacttggcttttttttttttccctatccTCACTTTTGAGATAGGTCCTCACTGTGAAGTTTGCCGTCTTCGTGCTGGTATTTTAGGTCTGATGAGACCCTGTTCAGAGTATCAGCATAAACATGATTTCTAACGCCTTGTAAGTTCAGCCAGTAAACACGTGAGTAACTTAGTTGTAATCGTAAATAGTGTTGTGAAGAGTCTTAGATTAGGGCATCAAGGATGGCTCTTCAAGAGATAACAATTAAGACCTAAAAGAGACAGACCCAACCAACCCCGTGTAGACAGTTTTACACTTTGAGGAGCAAACCAGAGGAGGCAGGCtgagcaaagaaataaataagaataagaatGAAACCTGGTGGGACCGGGAATGCTGGTGCCTGCAATCCCTGCActtaggagtctgaggcaggaggattgcatcaggtccaaagccagcctgggtcacAGTCTCAAaagctataaataaataaaatatcctacATGGAAAACCATCTGGAACACTTGCTGTAGGACGATTTGGCCAAGATATTAGCGGTGATGGTAGAGAGCTTGGAGGGTAGTGGGTGAAAATGACATCCATTTGTTCTGAAGATAGATTCCACAAGTCTTACTGGTCTGTAAAATGAGAGAAGTAATCTGTAGATTCTTGTTTTTCACAAAAGCAGGCATTTATGAATGAAATAATGTAGACAAAACATTATTTCAAAAAATCAGTCACCAGTAAGTCGGTAAATGAAGCCAGgaagtgcatgcctgtaacctcagGTTATATGtgaggtagaggccagaggattGCAAGTTTAAGGCCTACAGGAGAGGGGtacaggagagggggaggggattaaGGTTAGgaaaattctattccattgctggACATTGAACATATCTCTGTAAGCTCTTTTTtgatgatgtttgtttgtttgtagacactgtttcactgtgtagctgtggctgtcctagaactcactctgtagaccaggctggttgtgatctcatagagatctgcctgcctctgcctcccaagtgctgggatcaaaggctcgAATGTGCTGCTATGCCCAGCCTGGCCTGCTCTGAGTTCCTATCTCTAGTCTTGTATCCTAGAAACTTTCTGTTTTCATGGGAATTTGAGAGACCAAGGTAATCAATACTGTGAATGTATGCCCCAAACACCCATAAAACCTCTCTAACTGTGCTGATACTAGATCCTAAGATCCTATAACTATACCCAGAAACTAAAAACAGACAGCCAACTGCCCATGTtagtctgaattttattttatgtgtatgaatgttttgcctgtgtgtatatatgcatactgCATGGTGTACTTGGTACCAGCAGAGGTACGAAAAGGCCTTGGGTCCCCTGAAACTTAGAGATGGCTGCGAACCACTACAGAAGTGCTAGAAACTGAATCGAGGTCCTCTGCAAGCAGTCACTGCtgctaacctctgagccacctctctggccccATTAGTATGCGTTTAAGATAATGTTCtttcaaaagtatttttatttaatttttgagaatttgatTTCATGTAtatagtgtattttgatcatctCTACTCCCTTGAACGCCTCCCACATCATTAATCCTTTTAAGGTAAATGTTGAGTCCTTTGTGGTGATGAGTGGCGAGGTCAGATTAATGCTGATCTTAGGCAGACGTCTCTGCTTATGGGCTCTGGGAAGAAAAGACTGTTCTGGAATGGCCAGTAGCTTGCAGGAGCCACCCTCTGACGGGCTGCCCTTCTGGTGCAGTTTTCTGGTGTTCAGCGGATAGCTAAGAGtgagactgaagcagaagcccCGCACGTTTCGTGGTCTGACCCTTCCCTTGGGCAGGAGAGTGAATCTTTGAAGGAGGCAGCTGTCTAGTGTCCACTTCATCTGTTTCTGTGCTGTTTCTGCTCAGCTGGACTGAATGTGTCAGGAGCCAGAGCACAAGCTGTTTTCTCCCCCTATTTATGTTCACTGTCTGCTCTCCCTGATACACACATCACCACCAGTcacaaccccccacccccgtacCCCGCTTACCTCTGGACCAATTCCACCTGGAATTGCGGCCTGCCCAGGCATTCCCTGAACACCACATTCTTAGCGTTTCTGTTCCTTTCACACATCTTTCATTTTTCTCATCTCCCTTGCTACTTCTCGGCTTAGCAAATGGTCCATAGAGGCAAAGAACGCGCATCAAATTGGGAGCCTCTCTGAACAgtgtctctgccttctctgcGTTGACAGCCCTGCTGAGTCCCACAGCACCTACAGCACTTGCTGTCAGATCCGCATCCAAGAAGACAGGTGGCAGTTCTAAGAACCTTGGTGGCAAATCACGAGGCAAACACTATGGCATCAAGAAAATGGAAGGTGAGGGTGTGCCTTCGTTTCTGTTTTCCTACAGTGCTGCTCTGCTCTTAGAAGAGCCAAAATGCTACTCGGGTGCCTCGCTCACCCGCATCTCTGCCCTTCACTGTAACACTTGTCCCCACATTAAAGGGTAGGTGAGCTCTGGGGAGGAGCAGGGGCCTCAGTGAGTTGCAGTTTCTTAGGCAATGCAACTGAGAAAGCGTCTGCTGGATGGGGCCCTGTATGTAGGACCATCTTAGAGGTCCACCCAGGAGCAGGCTTGGGGGTTGGTGGGCCCGTGGGCTGCCGTAACTTCTCAGCACTTGGCTGGGCTTCTGTGATTATGTCTCGGAGTCGGCTCACTGGACTTCTCTTTCAGGTCACTACGTTCATGCCGGCAACATCCTTGGCACTCAGCGGCAGTTCAGATGGCACCCAGGCGCCCATGTGAGTTGCTCTGTGCTCTCTCCCCATTTCTTGTCTTTCCTAGGCAACCTTTTCATGTGCATGCCTTGTGTCCTCAGCCTGTCCCTTTGAGGCAGATGTCATCTCTGTTTTATGGTTGAAATGCCAGAGGCTCAGAGAGGAGTGGACCCCAGTTAAAGCTGCGATTGCCTACCATCAGATAGCGTGCCCTGGGtctcatttttctcttccataGGAAATGAAAGAAAGTTAAATAAATGACATATGAGCACTTGCAGCTGCCCGAGGACCTAGAAATAATATGGTTTAGATACGGTTATCTTCTGAAAGGGCTGTACTTCTACAGATACATGTgtcttcagggtttttttttatcaatttataatttttatagacATTTCCCCCTTTATGACtctaaaggaagaaatatttctaTTCAACCAGAATCAGATTCAGTGaatacttttccttccttaaaaacaacatcaaaagggcctggtggggcacacctttactcccagcacttggggaggcagaggcaggcagatctctggacaacctggtctacagagcaagtttcaggacagccaggactacacagagaaaccctatctcaaaagaccaatagaaagaaaggaaggaaagaaggaaggaaggaaagaaagaaaaaatcaaagGGGCTCAGAGAcagctcagccgttaagagccctgggtttaattcctagcactcacatactgattcacaaccatctgtatccaGTTCtagggacctgacaccctctcctgTCTTTGATGGCAGCAAACATGCAAGTGGTGCAGACATGCATTCAGGCCAAAcctatgtacataaaattaaaatcataaacATCAAAGACAAGCTGAGTAGTGCATGCCTTTCAACCCAGCACTCAAAACTCAGAGGCGGGCAGGcaaatatctgagttcaaggccagccagaactacataataAGACATCCCCCTCAACATGCAACACCCccccagggggtgggggggactgg comes from the Rattus norvegicus strain BN/NHsdMcwi chromosome 10, GRCr8, whole genome shotgun sequence genome and includes:
- the Mrpl27 gene encoding 39S ribosomal protein L27, mitochondrial is translated as MASAAAALTLRTRAAALLSPTAPTALAVRSASKKTGGSSKNLGGKSRGKHYGIKKMEGHYVHAGNILGTQRQFRWHPGAHVGLGKNKCLYALEEGIVRYTKEVYVPNPKNSEAVNLVTSLPKGAVLYKTFVHVVPAKPEGTFKLVDML